From a region of the Pseudomonas fulva 12-X genome:
- the codB gene encoding cytosine permease: MTQPTTDSDYPLSEVPAGARKGLFSTSIMLFSFTFFTATTFAGGKIGMAFDFKTLIWAAIIGNLLLGAYAAVLGLIACRSGLNSVLMGRFCFGEAGSKLSDVLLGFTQIGWYAWGTATVAIVLVKILGLPQGLTIPLMVLFGFAFCITAFIGYKGLDILSRISVPAMLALLVCSLWIATDDIGGLSALMAIEPIQSMTLSVAITMVFGTFVSGATQATNWTRFARTGRIAVIASMVGFFLGNGLMIVAGAYGAIVYQQPDIVEVLVLQGLSIAAVVMLFLNLWTTQDNTIYNFAAAGCNLLRTGRRKTVTVVGAGIGTLLAIGGMYELLIPFLILLGSIIPPIGGVIMADYFYGHKSRYPLLAEARIPAFNWVGLGAYAVGALCAYFSPWVAPLVGITVAAVVYIVLFEAKKVFAARDVVARA; the protein is encoded by the coding sequence ATGACCCAGCCGACCACCGATAGCGATTACCCCTTGAGCGAAGTGCCCGCCGGCGCACGCAAAGGGCTGTTCTCCACCTCGATCATGCTGTTCTCCTTCACCTTCTTCACCGCCACCACGTTTGCCGGCGGCAAGATCGGCATGGCGTTCGATTTCAAGACGCTGATCTGGGCGGCGATCATCGGCAACCTGCTGCTCGGTGCCTATGCCGCGGTGCTGGGCCTGATCGCCTGCCGCAGCGGCCTCAACTCGGTATTGATGGGCCGCTTCTGCTTTGGCGAGGCCGGCAGCAAGCTCTCCGACGTGCTGCTCGGTTTCACCCAGATCGGCTGGTACGCCTGGGGCACCGCCACGGTAGCCATCGTGCTGGTGAAGATTCTCGGCCTGCCGCAAGGCCTGACCATCCCGCTGATGGTGCTGTTCGGCTTTGCCTTCTGCATCACCGCGTTCATCGGCTACAAGGGGCTGGATATCCTGTCGCGCATTTCCGTGCCGGCCATGCTCGCCCTGCTGGTCTGCTCGCTGTGGATTGCCACTGACGACATCGGCGGCCTGAGCGCGCTGATGGCCATCGAACCGATCCAGAGCATGACCCTGAGCGTGGCCATCACCATGGTCTTCGGCACCTTCGTCAGCGGCGCCACCCAGGCCACCAACTGGACGCGCTTCGCCCGCACCGGACGCATCGCGGTGATCGCCAGCATGGTCGGTTTTTTTCTCGGCAACGGCCTGATGATCGTCGCCGGGGCCTACGGCGCCATCGTCTACCAGCAGCCGGACATCGTCGAAGTGCTGGTGCTGCAGGGCCTGTCCATCGCCGCAGTGGTGATGCTGTTCCTCAACCTGTGGACCACCCAGGACAACACCATCTACAACTTCGCCGCCGCCGGCTGCAACCTGCTGCGCACCGGCCGGCGCAAGACGGTGACCGTGGTGGGCGCCGGCATCGGCACCCTGCTGGCCATCGGCGGCATGTACGAGCTGCTGATTCCGTTCCTGATCCTGCTCGGCTCGATCATCCCGCCGATTGGTGGCGTGATCATGGCCGACTATTTCTACGGCCATAAGAGCCGCTATCCGCTGCTCGCCGAGGCGCGCATCCCCGCGTTCAACTGGGTCGGCCTGGGCGCCTACGCCGTCGGTGCGCTTTGCGCCTACTTCTCGCCCTGGGTCGCGCCGCTGGTAGGCATCACCGTCGCTGCGGTGGTTTACATCGTGCTGTTCGAAGCGAAGAAGGTCTTCGCCGCCCGCGACGTG